In Lacerta agilis isolate rLacAgi1 chromosome 8, rLacAgi1.pri, whole genome shotgun sequence, one genomic interval encodes:
- the GSK3A gene encoding glycogen synthase kinase-3 alpha isoform X1 has product MSHHDLRQEAERPASAAPLVGNGVPPPLAGSETDGGWDSISHPLPRQGRAGPAPEPPQTEPASQRGPPSLFPGPGLTMSSGSAGSSRPRTSSFADPSGGAPATAPAAPGPTSGAAPGGKPGGAAGPGPGGGGTSTAVGSFPGLKLGRDSGKVTTVVATPGQGPDRPQEVSYSDIKVIGNGSFGVVYQARLADSGELVAIKKVLQDKRFKNRELQIMRKLDHCNIVRLRYFFYSSGEKKDEVYLNLVLDFVPETVYRVARHFTKAKQTIPVIYVKVYMYQLFRSLAYIHSQGVCHRDIKPQNLLVDPDTAVLKLCDFGSAKQLVRGEPNVSYICSRYYRAPELIFGATDYTSNIDIWSAGCVLAELLLGQPIFPGDSGVDQLVEIIKVLGTPTREQIREMNPNYTEFKFPQIKAHPWIKVFKPRTPLEAISLCSRLLEYTPATRLSPLEACANSFFDELREPNARLPNGRDLPPLFNFSPVELSIQPGLNTNLIPPHIRSQASSVGSVPGSTTSHSEGRMGTDRSQVTPGDGAGPIANTS; this is encoded by the exons ATGTCCCATCATGACCTTCGGCAGGAGGCCGAACGCCCCGCCTCCGCGGCGCCGCTTGTGGGAAATGGAGTCCCGCCTCCGTTAGCGGGTAGCGAGACGGATGGTGGCtgggactccatttcccatccgCTCCCGCGACAGGGCCGGGCTGGGCCGGCTCCCGAGCCGCCTCAGacggagccagccagccagcgcggccccccttcccttttccccGGTCCCGGCCTCACCATGAGCAGCGGCAGCGCCGGCTCTTCCCGGCCCCGAACGAGCTCCTTCGCAGACCCGTCAGGCGGGGCTCCCGCCACAGCACCCGCCGCGCCAGGCCCGACCTCGGGGGCAGCGCCGGGGGGGAAGCCCGGGGGGGCTGCCGGGCCTGGGCCGGGGGGAGGCGGGACCAGCACGGCAGTCGGCTCCTTCCCGGGGCTCAAGCTGGGCC GAGATAGCGGCAAGGTGACCACTGTGGTGGCCACACCAGGTCAGGGCCCCGACCGCCCCCAAGAAGTTTCGTATTCTGATATCAAGGTCATCGGCAATGGGTCATTTGGGGTCGTCTACCAGGCCCGACTAGCAGATTCCGGGGAGCTGGTTGCTATCAAGAAGGTGCTTCAAGATAAACGCTTCAAG AACCGAGAGCTGCAGATCATGAGGAAGCTGGATCACTGCAACATCGTTCGCCTGCGGTATTTCTTCTACTCAAGTGGGGAGAAG AAGGATGAAGTTTATCTTAATTTAGTCCTGGACTTTGTGCCCGAGACGGTCTATCGTGTCGCCCGGCACTTCACCAAAGCCAAACAGACCATCCCTGTCATCTATGTAAAG GTGTACATGTACCAGCTGTTCCGCAGTCTTGCTTACATCCATTCTCAAGGCGTGTGTCATCGGGACATCAAACCCCAGAACCTACTGGTGGACCCCGACACAGCAGTACTGAAGCTTTGTGACTTTGGCAG TGCAAAGCAGCTGGTGCGAGGAGAACCCAACGTTTCCTACATCTGTTCTCGCTACTATCGTGCTCCCGAGCTCATCTTTGGAGCCACAGACTACACCTCAAACATAG ATATCTGGTCTGCTGGCTGCGTGCTGGCAGAGCTGCTTCTGGGGCAGCCTATATTTCCTGGGGACAGTGGAGTGGACCAGCTGGTGGAGATCATCAAG gtgTTGGGGACACCAACGCGAGAACAGATCCGAGAGATGAATCCCAACTATACGGAGTTCAAGTTCCCCCAGATTAAAGCACACCCCTGGATAAAG gtGTTTAAGCCCCGCACGCCGCTGGAGGCCATCTCGCTGTGCAGCCGGCTGCTGGAGTACACGCCCGCCACCCGCCTCTCCCCACTGGAGGCTTGCGCCAACAGCTTCTTCGACGAGCTGCGCGAGCCCAATGCTCGGCTGCCCAACGGCCGCGACCTGCCCCCCCTCTTCAACTTCAGCCCTGTGG AGCTATCCATCCAGCCAGGGTTGAACACAAACCTCATTCCACCACACATTCGATCCCAGGCCAGCTCGGTGGGAAGTGTGCCTGGCTCCACAACTTCGCACA gtGAGGGGAGAATGGGAACCGACAGGAGCCAGGTTACGCCCGGAGACGGAGCAGGACCCATCGCCAACACATCCTGA
- the GSK3A gene encoding glycogen synthase kinase-3 alpha isoform X2 → MDIRARWAQGDSGKVTTVVATPGQGPDRPQEVSYSDIKVIGNGSFGVVYQARLADSGELVAIKKVLQDKRFKNRELQIMRKLDHCNIVRLRYFFYSSGEKKDEVYLNLVLDFVPETVYRVARHFTKAKQTIPVIYVKVYMYQLFRSLAYIHSQGVCHRDIKPQNLLVDPDTAVLKLCDFGSAKQLVRGEPNVSYICSRYYRAPELIFGATDYTSNIDIWSAGCVLAELLLGQPIFPGDSGVDQLVEIIKVLGTPTREQIREMNPNYTEFKFPQIKAHPWIKVFKPRTPLEAISLCSRLLEYTPATRLSPLEACANSFFDELREPNARLPNGRDLPPLFNFSPVELSIQPGLNTNLIPPHIRSQASSVGSVPGSTTSHSEGRMGTDRSQVTPGDGAGPIANTS, encoded by the exons ATGGATATCAGAGCGAGATGGGCGCAAG GAGATAGCGGCAAGGTGACCACTGTGGTGGCCACACCAGGTCAGGGCCCCGACCGCCCCCAAGAAGTTTCGTATTCTGATATCAAGGTCATCGGCAATGGGTCATTTGGGGTCGTCTACCAGGCCCGACTAGCAGATTCCGGGGAGCTGGTTGCTATCAAGAAGGTGCTTCAAGATAAACGCTTCAAG AACCGAGAGCTGCAGATCATGAGGAAGCTGGATCACTGCAACATCGTTCGCCTGCGGTATTTCTTCTACTCAAGTGGGGAGAAG AAGGATGAAGTTTATCTTAATTTAGTCCTGGACTTTGTGCCCGAGACGGTCTATCGTGTCGCCCGGCACTTCACCAAAGCCAAACAGACCATCCCTGTCATCTATGTAAAG GTGTACATGTACCAGCTGTTCCGCAGTCTTGCTTACATCCATTCTCAAGGCGTGTGTCATCGGGACATCAAACCCCAGAACCTACTGGTGGACCCCGACACAGCAGTACTGAAGCTTTGTGACTTTGGCAG TGCAAAGCAGCTGGTGCGAGGAGAACCCAACGTTTCCTACATCTGTTCTCGCTACTATCGTGCTCCCGAGCTCATCTTTGGAGCCACAGACTACACCTCAAACATAG ATATCTGGTCTGCTGGCTGCGTGCTGGCAGAGCTGCTTCTGGGGCAGCCTATATTTCCTGGGGACAGTGGAGTGGACCAGCTGGTGGAGATCATCAAG gtgTTGGGGACACCAACGCGAGAACAGATCCGAGAGATGAATCCCAACTATACGGAGTTCAAGTTCCCCCAGATTAAAGCACACCCCTGGATAAAG gtGTTTAAGCCCCGCACGCCGCTGGAGGCCATCTCGCTGTGCAGCCGGCTGCTGGAGTACACGCCCGCCACCCGCCTCTCCCCACTGGAGGCTTGCGCCAACAGCTTCTTCGACGAGCTGCGCGAGCCCAATGCTCGGCTGCCCAACGGCCGCGACCTGCCCCCCCTCTTCAACTTCAGCCCTGTGG AGCTATCCATCCAGCCAGGGTTGAACACAAACCTCATTCCACCACACATTCGATCCCAGGCCAGCTCGGTGGGAAGTGTGCCTGGCTCCACAACTTCGCACA gtGAGGGGAGAATGGGAACCGACAGGAGCCAGGTTACGCCCGGAGACGGAGCAGGACCCATCGCCAACACATCCTGA